In Denticeps clupeoides chromosome 1, fDenClu1.1, whole genome shotgun sequence, a single window of DNA contains:
- the LOC114797479 gene encoding P2Y purinoceptor 3 — MTTTVSAVLSGGKDQRNGSLSSLGSSIHLSCNIDESYKYIFLPICYSFTFVFSMALNSVVLFRSFRRTKRWNASLIYMVNLASTDFMYGLSLPFLVVSYVMKDDWVFGDFMCRLVRFLFYFNLYCSIFFLTCISVHRYLGICHPMKTITLETKRAVKGTCVLVWASVFTLTCPIFRFAQTQYLPRGGEAAGSGAAISGNGASGEPEVFNNCWDDAIDKEFRDYVPYGITLHLLGFFVPFSVIAWCYSQVVLTIIRTLRSQPSVEESPGGAGRASAGGTVVGGQGMSIILGSHSSYVNRRRKSVKTIVTITLLFALCFFPFHVTRTIFLVLKVTKHVECQTMRMVSICYKITRPLASFNAWLNALLYFLTKEKSTPCCPVPEPNQHGVLWPLRMLGKAGDEEEGGEDVINNEDPKPNADIYRGLP; from the coding sequence ATGACAACGACTGTGAGCGCGGTCCTGTCCGGCGGTAAGGACCAGCGGAACGGCAGTCTGTCCTCTCTGGGCTCCTCAATCCACCTCTCGTGCAACATTGACGAGTCCTACAAATACATCTTCCTCCCAATCTGCTACTCCTTCACCTTCGTCTTCAGCATGGCCCTCAACTCGGTGGTCCTCTTCCGCTCCTTCCGTCGCACCAAGCGCTGGAACGCCTCGCTCATCTACATGGTGAACCTGGCGTCCACCGATTTCATGTACGGCCTCTCGCTGCCCTTCCTTGTGGTCAGCTACGTCATGAAGGACGACTGGGTCTTTGGGGACTTCATGTGCCGCCTGGTGCGCTTCCTGTTCTACTTCAACCTCTACTGCAGCATTTTCTTCCTGACCTGCATCTCGGTGCACCGATACCTGGGCATCTGCCACCCCATGAAGACCATCACCTTGGAGACCAAGCGAGCGGTGAAGGGCACCTGCGTGCTGGTCTGGGCTTCCGTCTTCACGCTCACCTGCCCCATCTTCCGCTTTGCACAGACTCAGTACCTCCCCAGGGGAGGGGAGGCCGCAGGTTCGGGGGCGGCCATCAGTGGGAATGGAGCTAGCGGAGAACCGGAGGTGTTCAACAATTGTTGGGACGATGCCATCGACAAGGAGTTCAGGGATTACGTCCCGTATGGAATCACCCTTCATCTGCTGGGCTTTTTTGTTCCGTTCAGCGTCATTGCATGGTGCTATTCGCAGGTGGTCCTGACCATCATTCGAACCCTGCGGTCGCAGCCGTCTGTGGAAGAGAGTCCAGGAGGAGCCGGCCGGGCCAGTGCTGGAGGGACGGTGGTCGGAGGACAGGGCATGTCCATCATTCTGGGGTCCCACTCCTCGTATGTGAACCGACGTCGCAAGTCAGTCAAAACCATCGTAACCATCACCCTGCTGTTTGCTCTGTGCTTCTTTCCATTCCACGTGACCCGCACCATCTTCCTGGTGCTGAAGGTCACCAAACACGTTGAATGTCAAACCATGCGCATGGTGTCCATCTGTTACAAAATCACACGGCCACTGGCCTCCTTCAACGCCTGGCTCAATGCCCTGCTCTACTTCCTCACCAAGGAGAAAAGCACCCCGTGCTGCCCTGTGCCAGAGCCAAACCAACATGGCGTCCTGTGGCCCCTGAGAATGCTGGGAAAAGCTGGTGACGAGGAGGAGGGGGGCGAGGACGTGATTAATAACGAGGACCCCAAGCCGAATGCCGATATATACCGAGGTCTCCCTTGA